A genomic region of SAR202 cluster bacterium contains the following coding sequences:
- a CDS encoding Gfo/Idh/MocA family oxidoreductase codes for MRPHGHCHARAYNENPQTRVVAAADRDEKTLEQFCRRFNVPGYTDYQEMLGKEKIDIVAPVLPVKVNPDVVVGAARLGVKAVFCEKPIAAVLSDADRMVEECRKHNVVFQCGDAYRALPQYWQAKAIIDSGELGPVQSVVMHEPTIEISGGGCQGLSLMRLDAGDSEIDWVTGWVGGDPWSNEDQNMGGVIRFSNGVEGYVMPKATARRGIEVHCARGLFFADWRTFKLFKLRDGVQAGRAFWEDLEEMPGALPESGAYDTSYDSDGWRVTGPRTTASIESLVDALETGVEPRSSGDNQRRVLEIAIAFRESHRRGHAPVKLPLEDRSLALYPHPTRWNNKKDVYGSEKYDSTFEVIKRTK; via the coding sequence ATGCGGCCTCATGGGCACTGTCACGCCCGCGCTTACAACGAGAACCCGCAAACGCGAGTCGTCGCCGCGGCGGACAGGGACGAGAAGACGCTGGAGCAGTTCTGCCGCCGCTTCAACGTGCCGGGGTACACCGACTACCAGGAGATGCTCGGCAAGGAGAAGATTGACATCGTGGCCCCCGTCCTGCCGGTTAAGGTTAACCCGGACGTCGTTGTGGGCGCGGCTCGCCTCGGCGTGAAGGCTGTCTTCTGCGAAAAGCCCATCGCCGCAGTCCTGTCGGACGCCGATCGCATGGTGGAGGAGTGTCGCAAGCACAACGTAGTCTTCCAGTGTGGGGACGCCTACCGCGCGCTTCCGCAGTACTGGCAGGCGAAGGCGATTATCGATTCGGGCGAGCTTGGCCCTGTGCAAAGCGTGGTGATGCACGAGCCCACGATTGAGATATCCGGAGGGGGTTGCCAGGGGTTGAGCCTTATGAGGCTGGACGCCGGCGATTCGGAGATAGACTGGGTGACGGGTTGGGTGGGCGGCGACCCGTGGAGCAACGAAGACCAGAATATGGGAGGTGTGATACGCTTCTCAAACGGGGTCGAAGGATACGTCATGCCCAAGGCTACCGCGCGGCGGGGTATTGAGGTACACTGCGCCCGGGGCCTGTTCTTCGCCGACTGGAGGACCTTCAAGCTGTTCAAGCTGCGCGATGGCGTCCAGGCCGGCCGGGCTTTCTGGGAAGACCTTGAGGAGATGCCCGGCGCTCTGCCGGAATCAGGCGCGTACGACACCTCATACGACTCGGATGGCTGGCGGGTGACCGGCCCACGAACGACTGCCAGCATCGAGTCGCTCGTGGACGCGCTGGAGACGGGGGTGGAGCCGCGCAGCTCCGGAGATAACCAGCGCAGGGTCCTGGAGATCGCCATCGCCTTCCGCGAGTCGCACCGACGCGGCCACGCCCCGGTGAAGTTGCCGCTTGAGGACCGTAGCCTGGCGCTCTACCCTCACCCAACACGGTGGAACAACAAGAAAGACGTGTACGGCTCAGAGAAGTATGACAGTACCTTCGAAGTAATCAAGAGGACGAAATGA
- a CDS encoding RraA family protein, with the protein MGMASKEVLDGMKDMDTATLFNAVVAAMGGSQGGFELEKKGGMPVNYTDNTLRCLLPELGIAAGYAVTMEVTTNDPDSSALKWDEYYDMLAKTPGPKFAIVKDVDSKPGRGASFGDGMAATHKLLGVTGAAVDGSVRDLMGIKKVGLPMWGKGLVPGHGIFNLISVNRPIVACGLLVKPGDFIVADMDGITKVPLEMDLAAVLKEALKIRRKEGAYHEQFKKPGATKASIDAWWKANKDKF; encoded by the coding sequence ATGGGCATGGCTTCGAAAGAGGTTCTCGACGGGATGAAGGACATGGATACCGCAACGTTATTCAACGCAGTCGTTGCGGCAATGGGCGGGAGCCAGGGCGGATTTGAGCTGGAGAAGAAGGGAGGAATGCCGGTCAACTACACCGACAATACTCTCCGCTGTCTCTTGCCGGAGCTCGGCATCGCCGCCGGCTACGCGGTGACGATGGAAGTGACAACCAACGACCCTGATTCCTCCGCGCTCAAGTGGGACGAGTACTACGATATGCTCGCGAAGACGCCGGGACCCAAGTTCGCCATCGTGAAGGACGTGGACTCGAAGCCCGGCCGCGGCGCCTCCTTCGGCGACGGGATGGCAGCGACCCACAAGCTGCTTGGAGTAACAGGCGCAGCGGTGGACGGCAGCGTCCGCGACCTCATGGGCATCAAGAAGGTTGGGCTGCCGATGTGGGGCAAGGGCCTGGTGCCCGGGCACGGCATCTTCAACCTGATCAGCGTCAACCGCCCGATCGTCGCGTGCGGCCTGCTGGTGAAGCCCGGCGACTTCATTGTCGCGGACATGGACGGGATCACCAAGGTGCCCCTGGAGATGGACCTGGCGGCGGTGCTGAAAGAGGCGCTGAAGATCCGGCGCAAAGAGGGCGCGTACCACGAGCAGTTCAAGAAGCCGGGCGCGACAAAGGCATCGATCGACGCCTGGTGGAAGGCGAACAAGGACAAGTTCTAG
- a CDS encoding sugar phosphate isomerase/epimerase, translating to MNLRSHDMIKVGAISVLKDDKGPGGQMDTETFLDLACETGMDIVDISMDKGFTGTTPAGLARIKRKCVKYGLPVGLVSGSGGLVGTDEERRARTDKAKNAVAVARFLGAPKITVQGGGYRTESYWKPQVDAFKEICDYAAEQGIIIAIHGHGPPTTPTAEQMLNLYKDVDRENTTLVVDTHKWEGYKEGPLQEHYYGWFEALAPLATSVRAKIYKIDSGREEWCDYPRILSVLRKNSFNGALSIYYMGSGRNQANEREGMAKGVKYLKTLVS from the coding sequence ATGAATCTGAGGAGTCACGACATGATCAAAGTCGGCGCGATTTCAGTCCTGAAGGACGACAAGGGCCCCGGCGGACAGATGGACACCGAGACGTTCCTGGACCTCGCCTGCGAGACCGGCATGGACATCGTGGACATCAGCATGGACAAGGGGTTCACGGGTACAACCCCGGCGGGGCTGGCCCGCATCAAGCGGAAGTGCGTTAAGTACGGCCTGCCTGTGGGCCTGGTGTCCGGCAGCGGCGGCCTCGTCGGCACGGATGAAGAGCGCCGCGCCAGGACCGATAAGGCGAAGAACGCCGTGGCGGTGGCGCGCTTCCTGGGCGCGCCGAAGATAACGGTGCAGGGCGGAGGGTACCGGACGGAGTCGTACTGGAAGCCGCAGGTGGACGCGTTCAAGGAGATCTGCGACTACGCCGCGGAGCAGGGCATCATAATAGCCATCCATGGCCACGGCCCGCCCACCACCCCCACGGCCGAGCAGATGCTCAATCTCTACAAGGATGTGGACCGGGAGAATACGACGCTCGTCGTGGACACTCACAAGTGGGAAGGGTACAAGGAAGGGCCATTGCAGGAGCACTACTATGGCTGGTTCGAGGCGCTGGCGCCGCTCGCCACCAGCGTGCGCGCGAAGATCTACAAGATAGACAGCGGCCGTGAGGAGTGGTGCGACTATCCCCGCATCCTGAGCGTCCTGCGCAAGAATAGCTTCAACGGCGCCCTGTCCATCTACTACATGGGCTCCGGCCGCAACCAGGCGAACGAGCGGGAGGGGATGGCGAAGGGCGTAAAGTACCTCAAGACCCTGGTGAGTTAG
- a CDS encoding TIM barrel protein: MLKIGALTYFHVDGAGNELVDIESFLHFATRIGLDMVDIALEKGFKGHSSENLSRIKQLCVRYGLPIGYVTGGGGFVGTEEEIQERLARAKEAVRTAVFLGAPIVLLHGSGLKTESYWPRMIDAYKQMCDYAEGHGIVIGIHGHGPPKHPKSDEILNIRKDVGRDNTTIILDTAKWEGWREGPAIEELYGYMEDVAPYASHVRAKIFKIDTGKEIWIDYERVLKILKSVDYHGPLSIYWMGFRGRNQCTDQEGMAKAAQYLRDLVKTY; the protein is encoded by the coding sequence ATGCTCAAGATCGGCGCGCTGACCTACTTCCACGTCGACGGCGCAGGAAACGAGCTCGTCGATATAGAATCGTTCCTGCACTTCGCAACGCGCATCGGCCTGGATATGGTGGATATCGCTCTGGAAAAAGGCTTCAAGGGCCACTCAAGTGAAAATCTCTCCAGAATCAAGCAGCTCTGCGTCCGCTACGGCTTGCCCATTGGCTACGTTACCGGCGGCGGCGGCTTCGTCGGAACTGAGGAAGAGATACAGGAGCGCCTCGCGCGCGCCAAAGAGGCCGTGCGCACCGCCGTCTTCCTCGGCGCGCCCATCGTCCTCCTGCACGGGAGCGGCCTCAAGACCGAGTCGTACTGGCCCCGCATGATAGATGCCTACAAGCAGATGTGCGACTACGCCGAAGGCCACGGCATAGTCATCGGCATCCATGGCCACGGCCCGCCCAAGCACCCGAAGTCGGACGAGATTCTGAACATCCGCAAGGACGTGGGCCGCGATAACACGACTATCATCCTGGATACCGCCAAGTGGGAAGGCTGGCGCGAGGGCCCGGCCATTGAAGAGCTCTACGGGTATATGGAGGACGTCGCGCCGTACGCCTCACACGTCCGCGCGAAGATTTTCAAAATAGACACCGGCAAGGAAATCTGGATCGACTACGAGCGCGTGTTGAAGATTTTGAAGTCGGTGGACTACCACGGCCCGCTCTCGATCTACTGGATGGGCTTCCGCGGCCGCAACCAGTGCACTGACCAGGAAGGCATGGCAAAGGCGGCGCAGTACCTGAGGGACCTGGTCAAAACGTATTAG